One genomic region from Knoellia sp. p5-6-4 encodes:
- a CDS encoding aminotransferase class V-fold PLP-dependent enzyme — protein sequence MGQHRADRVVSTPADPALLRRIRDSVIGDDQVMLGPYGPRRVTYADYTASGRALTFIEDFIRDEVLPRYANTHTESSGTGLQTTRLREDARRIIRDAVGGDDDTIVMFAGSGCTGTIDKLVGMLGLRVPSNLEDRYHFAESIAPHERPVVFIGPYEHHSNELVWRESIADVVVIPQDADGHIDLHRLAEELTRHAARPLKIGSFSAASNVTGIVSDTDAIATLLHDHGALSFWDFAAAGPYVDIEMYGSPGAGPAAYKDAVFLSPHKFIGGPATPGVLVVRRELTANRVPDVPGGGTVAFVNKDEHRYLDDPAHREEGGTPAIIESIRAGLVFQLKQAVGVQTIREREDHFLRRAVQAWQQEPAIEILGNLGADRLSIVSFVVRAPGERGRFLHHNFVVAVLNDLFGIQSRGGCSCAGPYGHYLLGIDIDRSHEFEREIGHGCEGIKPGWVRVNFNYFISDAVFEYVVEAVRLVAREGWRLLGDYRFDPASGRWHHRRGPVEPPLRLHQVGYDADGVMTYPRQHDTAPESALQDYLREAEDIFRAATPCEGDGSVNDDFDHLRWFELPPASLSGA from the coding sequence GTGGGACAGCACCGGGCCGACCGTGTCGTGAGCACCCCCGCCGACCCCGCGCTCCTGCGCCGGATCCGGGACTCGGTCATCGGCGACGACCAGGTCATGCTCGGGCCCTACGGCCCGCGCCGCGTGACGTATGCCGACTACACCGCCTCCGGTCGCGCCCTGACCTTCATCGAGGACTTCATCCGCGACGAGGTCCTCCCGCGCTACGCCAACACCCACACCGAGAGCTCGGGCACCGGCCTGCAGACGACCCGGCTGCGCGAGGACGCGCGGCGCATCATCCGCGACGCGGTGGGCGGCGACGACGACACCATCGTCATGTTCGCCGGGTCGGGCTGCACCGGGACCATCGACAAGCTGGTCGGCATGCTCGGGCTGCGGGTCCCGTCCAACCTCGAGGACCGCTACCACTTCGCCGAGTCCATCGCCCCCCACGAGCGGCCCGTGGTCTTCATCGGGCCCTACGAGCACCACAGCAACGAGCTCGTCTGGCGTGAGTCGATCGCCGATGTCGTGGTCATCCCGCAGGACGCCGACGGCCACATCGACCTCCACCGCCTCGCCGAGGAGCTCACGCGCCACGCCGCGCGGCCCCTGAAGATCGGGTCCTTCTCGGCGGCCAGCAACGTCACAGGGATCGTCAGCGACACCGACGCCATCGCGACCCTGCTGCACGACCACGGCGCGCTGTCCTTCTGGGACTTCGCCGCGGCCGGTCCCTACGTGGACATCGAGATGTACGGGTCCCCGGGCGCCGGCCCCGCGGCCTACAAGGACGCGGTGTTCCTCAGCCCGCACAAGTTCATCGGCGGCCCCGCGACCCCCGGTGTGCTCGTGGTGCGCCGCGAGCTGACCGCGAACCGGGTGCCCGACGTGCCCGGCGGCGGCACCGTCGCCTTCGTCAACAAGGACGAGCACCGCTACCTCGACGACCCGGCGCACCGCGAGGAGGGCGGCACGCCGGCCATCATCGAGTCCATCCGCGCTGGCCTCGTCTTCCAGCTCAAGCAGGCCGTCGGCGTCCAGACCATCCGAGAGCGCGAGGACCACTTCCTCCGCCGGGCCGTGCAGGCCTGGCAGCAGGAGCCGGCCATCGAGATCCTCGGCAACCTCGGCGCCGACCGGCTCTCGATCGTCTCCTTCGTGGTGCGTGCCCCGGGGGAGCGGGGCAGGTTCCTGCACCACAACTTCGTCGTGGCGGTGCTCAACGACCTCTTCGGCATCCAGTCGCGCGGCGGCTGCTCGTGCGCCGGCCCCTACGGCCACTACCTGCTCGGCATCGACATCGACCGCAGCCACGAGTTCGAGCGCGAGATCGGCCACGGCTGCGAGGGCATCAAGCCCGGCTGGGTGCGGGTGAACTTCAACTACTTCATCTCCGACGCCGTCTTCGAGTACGTCGTCGAGGCCGTGCGGCTCGTGGCCCGGGAGGGCTGGCGCCTGCTCGGCGACTACCGCTTCGACCCCGCCAGCGGCCGCTGGCACCACCGCCGGGGTCCCGTGGAGCCGCCGCTGCGCCTGCACCAGGTCGGCTACGACGCCGACGGCGTGATGACCTACCCGCGCCAGCACGACACCGCACCCGAGTCGGCGCTGCAGGACTACCTGCGCGAGGCCGAGGACATCTTCCGCGCGGCGACGCCGTGCGAGGGGGACGGCTCGGTCAACGACGACTTCGACCACCTGCGGTGGTTCGAGCTGCCGCCGGCGAGCCTGTCAGGCGCCTGA
- a CDS encoding enoyl-CoA hydratase-related protein, with the protein MTGQTPQTQPPVLLETSPEGVATVRLNRPDAMNALDVETKELLLQTLRQVAEDPAVRCVVLTGTGRAFCVGQDLREHVELLQSADQALFATVAEHYNPIVELLVTMEKPVVAAVNGVAAGAGASFAFAADFRVMVDTGGINLAFAGIALSCDSGSSWTLPRLVGPARAKELLLLPRTIPAQECLDLGLVTTVVPADGFDAAVEELTSTLAAGPTMAYGCIRNAVAYSAGHPLGESLAREGEYMARTGESADHKAAVDAFLAKAKPVFTGA; encoded by the coding sequence ATGACAGGCCAGACCCCGCAGACCCAGCCGCCCGTCCTGCTCGAGACCTCGCCGGAGGGCGTGGCCACGGTGCGGCTCAACCGCCCGGACGCGATGAACGCCCTTGACGTCGAGACCAAGGAGCTGCTGCTGCAGACCCTGCGGCAGGTGGCCGAGGACCCGGCGGTGCGGTGCGTGGTGCTGACCGGCACCGGCCGTGCCTTCTGCGTCGGGCAGGACCTGCGCGAGCACGTCGAGCTGCTGCAGTCGGCCGACCAGGCGCTGTTCGCGACCGTCGCCGAGCACTACAACCCGATCGTCGAGCTGCTCGTCACCATGGAGAAGCCGGTCGTCGCGGCCGTCAACGGCGTCGCGGCCGGCGCGGGCGCCTCGTTCGCGTTCGCCGCCGACTTCCGGGTTATGGTCGACACCGGCGGCATCAACCTGGCGTTCGCCGGCATCGCGCTCTCGTGCGACAGCGGGTCGTCGTGGACCCTGCCGCGGCTGGTCGGGCCCGCCCGGGCCAAGGAGCTGCTGCTCCTGCCGCGCACCATCCCCGCGCAGGAGTGCCTCGACCTCGGGCTGGTCACCACGGTCGTGCCCGCCGACGGGTTCGACGCCGCGGTCGAGGAGCTCACCTCGACGCTGGCGGCCGGGCCGACGATGGCCTACGGGTGCATCCGCAACGCGGTCGCCTACAGCGCCGGCCACCCCCTGGGCGAGTCCCTGGCCCGGGAGGGCGAGTACATGGCGCGCACCGGCGAGAGCGCCGACCACAAGGCCGCTGTGGACGCGTTCCTGGCCAAGGCGAAGCCCGTCTTCACCGGCGCCTGA
- a CDS encoding mannosyltransferase family protein produces MATLLTAERRSELAGRALRRPVLTLMAWYAATRVLALVAMQVAAAWFQTPAGVGHLDPSVGDILGLWDGVWYRRIAEGGYPLPLPADPDTGLLTYSAWAFYPGFPLLVRGLMQTGLPFTAAAVALNVALGAVAVLLVWQAFRFALHAAPQPARERLALVAAALWCLYPATGILLMPYTEALACVLVAAALLLLMRRQYVWVGVVALALGFTRGVAPALACAALAHLVIRWREDRAAGMVPLRGQRGSAAVMLAATAASAVAWPVLVGVASGLPRAFFDVQAAWGQQPDRGPFVLWVSWAWGERGVFGVVVLLALVATYVALVLGRHGRWLAIELRAWALAYPLYLMAVVRPITSMWRFLLLDFPLAALVASVAMRTSTGAAVVPHWRRRVAVVVLALGVGVFWFTAALLTFTPWDAAPP; encoded by the coding sequence ATGGCCACCCTCCTGACCGCCGAGCGGCGCAGCGAGCTCGCCGGCCGGGCGCTGCGCCGCCCCGTGCTCACCCTCATGGCCTGGTACGCGGCGACCCGGGTGCTCGCCCTCGTCGCGATGCAGGTGGCCGCCGCGTGGTTCCAGACGCCGGCGGGTGTGGGCCACCTCGACCCCTCGGTCGGCGACATCCTCGGCCTCTGGGACGGCGTCTGGTACCGGCGGATCGCCGAGGGGGGATACCCGCTGCCGCTGCCGGCCGACCCCGACACCGGGCTGCTGACCTACAGCGCGTGGGCCTTCTACCCCGGCTTCCCCCTGCTGGTGCGCGGGCTCATGCAGACCGGCCTCCCCTTCACCGCCGCGGCCGTCGCGCTGAACGTGGCGCTCGGCGCGGTGGCCGTGCTGCTGGTCTGGCAGGCCTTCCGCTTCGCGCTCCACGCCGCTCCGCAGCCTGCCCGAGAGCGGCTCGCCCTGGTCGCGGCGGCGCTGTGGTGCCTCTACCCGGCCACCGGCATCCTGCTCATGCCGTACACCGAGGCCCTCGCCTGCGTGCTGGTGGCCGCTGCCCTGCTGCTGCTCATGCGCCGGCAGTACGTCTGGGTGGGCGTGGTGGCGCTCGCCCTGGGCTTCACCCGGGGGGTGGCGCCCGCCCTCGCCTGCGCGGCCCTGGCCCACCTGGTGATCCGTTGGCGCGAGGACCGTGCGGCAGGGATGGTCCCGTTGCGCGGACAGCGGGGGAGCGCCGCGGTCATGCTGGCCGCCACCGCCGCCTCGGCCGTCGCCTGGCCGGTGCTGGTGGGGGTGGCCAGCGGCCTGCCCCGGGCCTTCTTCGACGTGCAGGCGGCCTGGGGCCAGCAGCCCGACCGGGGGCCCTTCGTGCTGTGGGTGAGCTGGGCCTGGGGTGAGCGCGGCGTCTTCGGCGTGGTGGTCCTGCTCGCCCTGGTCGCGACCTACGTCGCGCTGGTGCTCGGGAGGCACGGCCGCTGGCTCGCCATCGAGCTGCGGGCCTGGGCGCTGGCCTACCCGCTCTACCTCATGGCGGTGGTGCGCCCCATCACGAGCATGTGGCGCTTCCTCCTGCTCGACTTCCCGCTCGCGGCGCTGGTCGCCAGCGTGGCGATGCGCACCTCCACCGGCGCCGCCGTCGTGCCGCACTGGCGGCGCCGGGTCGCGGTGGTCGTGCTCGCGCTGGGGGTGGGCGTCTTCTGGTTCACCGCGGCGCTGCTCACCTTCACCCCGTGGGACGCCGCCCCGCCGTGA
- a CDS encoding DNA-3-methyladenine glycosylase I has translation MSGLVVGEDGLARCAWAGAAPDYLAYHDTEWGVPVRGEQALYERLTLEAFQSGLSWLTILRKREAFRNAFAGFDPERVAAFDDADRARLMADASIVRNRLKIDAAVTNARAVVGLREHGGLDALFWSFAPTGRGRPAGPDEVPATSPESVALARALKRAGFVFVGPTTMYAAMQACGVVDDHLEGCHRAGAR, from the coding sequence ATGAGCGGCCTGGTGGTGGGCGAGGACGGCCTCGCCCGGTGCGCGTGGGCGGGAGCCGCCCCTGACTACCTGGCCTACCACGACACCGAGTGGGGCGTCCCCGTGCGCGGCGAGCAGGCGCTCTACGAGCGGCTCACCCTGGAGGCGTTCCAGTCCGGCCTGTCGTGGCTGACCATCCTGCGCAAGCGGGAGGCCTTCCGGAACGCCTTCGCCGGCTTCGACCCGGAGCGCGTGGCCGCCTTCGACGACGCCGACCGGGCGCGCCTCATGGCCGACGCCTCGATCGTGCGCAACCGCCTGAAGATCGACGCGGCGGTCACCAACGCGCGAGCGGTGGTCGGGCTGCGCGAGCACGGGGGCCTCGACGCGCTCTTCTGGTCGTTCGCCCCGACCGGCCGGGGGCGCCCCGCCGGTCCGGACGAGGTGCCCGCCACGTCGCCGGAGTCGGTGGCGCTCGCGCGGGCGCTCAAGCGGGCCGGGTTCGTCTTCGTCGGGCCCACGACGATGTATGCCGCGATGCAGGCCTGCGGGGTCGTGGACGACCACCTCGAGGGGTGCCACCGGGCTGGTGCCCGGTGA
- a CDS encoding SRPBCC family protein gives MTAFTLHRTCPAGPVEVWDVLTDFAGHQRWIPMTTMRVDPGEPRVGWGWAGISGIGPLGFADVMVLTRWEPPAEQGRGRFSMLKVGRVLDGWADVRVEPAPGGGARVTWAEDISLRPRPVRRLSQPLVDRAARAMFGSALDAMLREAARRAARAGA, from the coding sequence ATGACCGCCTTCACCCTCCACCGCACGTGCCCGGCCGGCCCCGTCGAGGTCTGGGACGTGCTGACCGACTTCGCGGGCCATCAGAGGTGGATCCCGATGACGACCATGCGCGTCGACCCGGGTGAGCCCCGCGTGGGCTGGGGGTGGGCCGGCATCAGCGGCATCGGCCCCCTCGGCTTCGCCGACGTCATGGTGCTGACCCGTTGGGAGCCGCCGGCGGAGCAGGGCCGGGGCCGCTTCTCGATGCTCAAGGTGGGCCGGGTGCTCGACGGCTGGGCCGACGTGCGCGTCGAGCCTGCCCCCGGTGGGGGTGCCAGGGTCACCTGGGCCGAGGACATCTCGCTGCGCCCGCGGCCGGTGCGCCGGCTCAGCCAGCCGCTGGTCGACCGGGCTGCCCGGGCCATGTTCGGCTCGGCCCTCGACGCGATGCTGCGCGAGGCCGCGCGACGCGCCGCCCGGGCCGGCGCATGA
- a CDS encoding DivIVA domain-containing protein produces MIWVLLTVVAVLLVGVFAGMLAGRIGYDPLAEPVRSQPDVGLSDGFTARSISDVHFDTALRGYRMDQVDRVLDTLQERIAEQERELASLRPATAAPPAVRHPEAETVPEAETVPEPETVPEPETLPVPEPEPEWEPTPERDAGR; encoded by the coding sequence GTGATCTGGGTGCTCCTCACTGTCGTCGCCGTGCTGCTCGTCGGCGTGTTCGCAGGCATGCTGGCCGGCCGCATCGGCTACGACCCGCTCGCCGAGCCGGTCCGCTCCCAGCCCGATGTCGGGCTCTCGGACGGCTTCACGGCCCGGAGCATCTCCGACGTGCACTTCGACACCGCCCTGCGCGGCTACCGCATGGACCAGGTCGACCGGGTGCTCGACACCCTGCAGGAGCGGATCGCCGAGCAGGAGCGGGAGCTCGCGTCCCTGCGTCCCGCCACTGCCGCCCCACCGGCGGTGCGGCACCCGGAGGCCGAGACGGTGCCGGAGGCCGAGACGGTGCCGGAGCCCGAGACGGTGCCGGAGCCCGAGACGCTGCCGGTGCCGGAGCCGGAGCCGGAGTGGGAGCCGACGCCGGAGCGCGACGCCGGCCGATGA
- a CDS encoding TIGR00730 family Rossman fold protein: protein MTDTESGPQGSSHREEWEYHTGPVTLRRSRLPGTTTDQRLLDNKGRADWVHTDPWRVMRIQSEFVEGFGALAELGPAVSVFGSARTKVDSPHYALGREVGRALARAGYAVITGGGPGAMEAANRGALEAGGASVGLGIELPFEAGLNPYVDLGVNFRYFFARKTMFVKYAQGFIVLPGGFGTLDELFEALTLVQTQKVTSFPLVLLGSDYWGGLLDWLKGTLADHGMINGEDLGLLQLTDDVDEAVRIIIESDPNVAPKRPE, encoded by the coding sequence ATGACCGACACGGAGAGCGGACCGCAGGGCAGTTCGCACCGCGAGGAGTGGGAGTACCACACCGGCCCGGTGACGCTGCGCCGGTCGCGCCTGCCCGGCACGACGACCGACCAGCGGCTGCTCGACAACAAGGGCCGCGCCGACTGGGTCCACACCGACCCCTGGCGGGTCATGCGGATCCAGAGCGAGTTCGTCGAGGGCTTCGGCGCGCTCGCCGAGCTCGGGCCCGCGGTCAGCGTCTTCGGCTCGGCGCGCACCAAGGTCGACAGCCCGCACTACGCCCTCGGCCGCGAGGTCGGCCGAGCGCTCGCCAGGGCCGGGTATGCCGTGATCACCGGCGGCGGTCCCGGCGCCATGGAGGCGGCGAACCGGGGTGCCCTCGAGGCCGGGGGCGCCTCGGTGGGGCTGGGCATCGAGCTGCCGTTCGAGGCGGGCCTCAACCCGTATGTCGACCTCGGCGTGAACTTCCGCTACTTCTTCGCCCGCAAGACGATGTTCGTCAAGTACGCGCAGGGCTTCATCGTGCTGCCCGGCGGGTTCGGCACCCTCGACGAGCTGTTCGAGGCGCTGACCCTGGTGCAGACGCAGAAGGTGACCTCCTTCCCCCTCGTGCTGCTCGGCTCCGACTACTGGGGCGGCCTGCTCGACTGGCTGAAGGGGACGCTCGCCGACCACGGCATGATCAACGGCGAGGACCTCGGGCTGCTCCAGCTCACCGACGACGTCGACGAGGCCGTGCGCATCATCATCGAGTCCGACCCGAACGTGGCGCCGAAGCGCCCGGAGTGA
- the dapE gene encoding succinyl-diaminopimelate desuccinylase gives MSAAPATVPTLDLSADVTTLTAALCDTESVSHNEATICDAIEAALGPLAHLEVTRIGNSVVARTSLGRPQRVVLAGHIDTVPLTKDPVNLPTRREGDDLVGRGTVDMKGGVAVQLKVAAEVREPAHDLTFVFYEGEEVDSQYNGLRLIQQSRPDLLEADFAVLLEPTAVQVEGGCKGTLRALVTTRGVAAHSARPWKGRNAIHDAGQIIGRLTAYEPRRVTVDGLEYREALNATGISGGIAGNVIPDECVVTVNYRYAPDLSEAEAAAHVRELFDGFEVEVVDNAGGARPGLDLPAAKAFVEALGVPVLAKEGWTDVARFAALGIPAVNFGPGDPNLAHHDDERCPVAQLVAAEAALLRWLA, from the coding sequence ATGAGCGCAGCGCCCGCCACCGTGCCCACCCTCGACCTCTCGGCCGACGTCACGACCCTGACGGCCGCCCTGTGCGACACCGAGTCGGTCAGCCACAACGAGGCGACCATCTGCGACGCGATCGAGGCGGCACTGGGCCCGCTGGCGCACCTCGAGGTCACCCGCATCGGCAACTCCGTGGTCGCCCGCACGTCACTCGGGCGTCCCCAGCGCGTCGTCCTCGCCGGACACATTGACACCGTGCCGCTGACCAAGGACCCGGTGAACCTGCCGACGCGACGGGAGGGCGACGACCTCGTGGGGCGCGGCACCGTCGACATGAAGGGCGGCGTGGCCGTCCAGCTCAAGGTCGCCGCCGAGGTGCGCGAGCCCGCGCACGACCTGACGTTCGTCTTCTACGAGGGCGAGGAGGTCGACAGCCAGTACAACGGCCTGCGGCTCATCCAGCAGTCCCGCCCCGACCTCCTCGAGGCCGACTTCGCCGTCCTGCTCGAGCCCACCGCGGTCCAGGTCGAGGGTGGCTGCAAGGGCACGCTGCGGGCGCTGGTCACCACCCGCGGCGTCGCCGCGCACTCGGCCCGTCCGTGGAAGGGGCGCAACGCGATCCACGACGCGGGGCAGATCATCGGCCGGCTCACGGCATACGAGCCCCGCAGGGTCACCGTCGACGGGCTGGAGTACCGCGAGGCCCTCAACGCCACCGGCATCAGCGGCGGCATCGCGGGCAACGTCATCCCCGACGAGTGCGTCGTGACGGTGAACTACCGCTACGCGCCCGACCTGTCCGAGGCCGAGGCAGCCGCCCACGTCCGGGAGCTCTTCGACGGCTTCGAGGTGGAGGTCGTCGACAACGCCGGAGGGGCCCGCCCGGGGCTCGACCTGCCTGCGGCGAAGGCGTTCGTCGAGGCGCTCGGGGTGCCGGTCCTGGCCAAGGAGGGCTGGACCGACGTGGCCCGCTTCGCCGCCCTCGGCATCCCCGCGGTCAACTTCGGCCCGGGCGACCCCAACCTCGCCCACCACGACGACGAGCGTTGCCCGGTGGCCCAGCTCGTGGCCGCCGAAGCCGCGCTGCTGCGCTGGCTGGCGTAG
- the dapD gene encoding 2,3,4,5-tetrahydropyridine-2,6-dicarboxylate N-succinyltransferase, with the protein MSNERSAWGFGLATITDDGVTLDTWYPEPALGQAPADASAPEELEALVGKDEVRRVRRELVQAVIDLDAAPADASDAYLRLHLLSHCLVEPNTVNLDELFGKLANVVWTSQGPCAVEGFEMTRARMRARGPVQVFGVDKFPRMTDYVVPAGVRIGDADRVRLGAHLAPGTTVMHEGFVNFNAGTLGTSMVEGRISQGVVVGDGSDIGGGASTMGTLSGGGTERVRIGERCLLGAESGLGIALGNDCVVEAGLYLTAGTKVTLPDGQVVKALELSGQDSLLFLRNSVTGTVEARARDGHGIVLNSALHAND; encoded by the coding sequence ATGAGCAACGAGCGCAGCGCATGGGGATTCGGACTCGCGACCATCACCGACGACGGTGTCACCCTCGACACCTGGTACCCCGAGCCCGCGCTGGGCCAGGCGCCGGCGGACGCCTCCGCCCCCGAGGAGCTCGAGGCGCTGGTCGGCAAGGACGAGGTCCGCCGGGTGCGCCGCGAGCTGGTGCAGGCCGTCATCGACCTCGACGCCGCCCCTGCCGACGCCTCCGACGCCTACCTGCGCCTGCACCTGCTGTCCCACTGCCTGGTCGAGCCGAACACCGTCAACCTCGACGAACTGTTCGGGAAGCTGGCCAACGTCGTCTGGACCAGCCAGGGCCCCTGTGCCGTCGAGGGCTTCGAGATGACGCGTGCCCGGATGCGCGCTCGCGGTCCGGTGCAGGTGTTCGGAGTCGACAAGTTCCCGCGCATGACCGACTACGTCGTGCCGGCCGGCGTGCGCATCGGCGACGCCGACCGGGTCCGTCTCGGCGCGCACCTGGCGCCGGGCACCACGGTCATGCACGAGGGCTTCGTCAACTTCAACGCCGGCACCCTCGGGACGTCCATGGTCGAGGGGCGAATCAGCCAGGGCGTGGTCGTCGGCGACGGCTCCGACATCGGCGGCGGCGCCTCTACGATGGGGACGCTCTCCGGTGGCGGCACCGAGCGGGTGCGCATCGGCGAGCGCTGCCTGCTCGGCGCGGAGTCGGGCCTGGGGATCGCGCTCGGCAACGACTGCGTCGTCGAGGCGGGGCTCTACCTGACCGCCGGGACCAAGGTGACCCTGCCCGACGGCCAGGTCGTCAAGGCCCTCGAGCTCTCCGGCCAGGACAGCCTGCTCTTCCTGCGCAACTCCGTCACCGGCACCGTCGAGGCCCGCGCCCGCGACGGCCACGGCATCGTCCTGAACTCCGCGCTGCATGCGAACGACTAG
- a CDS encoding citrate synthase: MSNDGSGATLKTGDSELSLPLVKATEGNHGYDVSKLLKETGNVTLDIGFVNTASCTSAITYIDGDEGILRYRGYPIEQLAEKSSFLETSYLLIYGELPSPQQLSDFDQRIRRHTLLHEDLKAFFGGFPRDAHPMPVLSSAVSALSTFYQDSLDPFDEEQVEISTVRLMAKLPTIAAYAYKKSVGQPFLYPDNSLSLTENFLRMTFGFPAEPYDLDPDMVKALDLLLILHADHEQNCSTSTVRLVGSSNANLFASISAGINALFGPLHGGANQSVLEMLDGIQKAGGDVDAFVSKVKNKEDGVKLMGFGHRVYKNYDPRAAIVKETAHKILNKDGVSDPMLDIAMKLEQTALEDDYFVERKLYPNVDFYTGLIYKSMGFPTRMFTVLFALGRLPGWIAQWREMIQDPQTKIGRPRQIYVGATERDYVALDQR, from the coding sequence ATGAGCAACGACGGATCCGGGGCCACGCTGAAGACCGGGGACAGCGAGCTGTCCCTCCCTCTGGTCAAGGCCACCGAGGGCAACCACGGATACGACGTCTCCAAGCTGCTGAAGGAGACCGGCAACGTCACCCTCGACATCGGGTTCGTCAACACCGCCTCGTGCACCAGCGCGATCACCTACATCGACGGTGACGAGGGCATCCTGCGCTACCGCGGGTACCCGATCGAGCAGCTGGCCGAGAAGTCCAGCTTCCTCGAGACCTCCTACCTGCTCATCTACGGCGAGCTCCCGAGCCCGCAGCAGCTGAGCGACTTCGACCAGCGCATCCGTCGCCACACGCTGCTGCACGAGGACCTCAAGGCGTTCTTCGGCGGCTTTCCCCGCGACGCCCACCCGATGCCGGTGCTGTCGTCCGCCGTCTCGGCGCTGTCGACCTTCTACCAGGACAGCCTCGACCCGTTCGACGAGGAGCAGGTCGAGATCTCGACGGTGCGGCTGATGGCCAAGCTGCCGACGATCGCGGCCTACGCCTACAAGAAGAGCGTCGGCCAGCCGTTCCTCTACCCGGACAACTCGCTGTCGCTGACCGAGAACTTCCTGCGCATGACGTTCGGCTTCCCCGCCGAGCCCTACGACCTCGACCCCGACATGGTCAAGGCGCTCGACCTGCTGCTCATCCTCCACGCCGACCACGAGCAGAACTGCTCGACCTCCACGGTGCGCCTCGTCGGCTCCTCGAACGCGAACCTCTTCGCCTCCATCTCGGCTGGCATCAACGCGCTCTTCGGCCCGCTGCACGGCGGCGCCAACCAGTCGGTGCTCGAGATGCTCGACGGCATCCAGAAGGCCGGCGGCGACGTCGACGCCTTCGTGAGCAAGGTGAAGAACAAGGAAGACGGCGTGAAGCTCATGGGCTTCGGCCACCGCGTCTACAAGAACTACGACCCGCGCGCGGCCATCGTGAAGGAGACCGCCCACAAGATCCTGAACAAGGACGGGGTCTCCGACCCGATGCTCGACATCGCCATGAAGCTCGAGCAGACCGCGCTCGAGGACGACTACTTCGTCGAGCGCAAGCTCTACCCGAACGTCGACTTCTACACGGGCCTGATCTACAAGTCGATGGGCTTCCCGACCCGGATGTTCACCGTGCTCTTCGCGCTCGGCCGCCTGCCCGGCTGGATCGCCCAGTGGCGCGAGATGATCCAGGACCCGCAGACGAAGATCGGCCGCCCCCGCCAGATCTACGTCGGCGCCACCGAGCGCGACTACGTCGCTCTCGACCAGCGCTGA
- the dapC gene encoding succinyldiaminopimelate transaminase, whose protein sequence is MLLPDFPWDSLAPYTERASAVSADLPGGGLVDLSVGTPVDPTPTVVQDALRAAADAPGYPQTWGTPALREAVARWFERRRAVPGLDPDGVLPTIGSKELVAWLPSLLGLGAGDVVGFPSVAYPTYDVGARLAGAVPTVVDGLAALGPLTPSTTPKLLWLNSPGNPTGKVLGVEHLAKVVAWARRHGVVVASDECYAELDWRERDPSSEEPPTTPSILDPRVTDGSHEGLLAVYSLSKQSNLAGYRAAFVAGDPSLVGRLLEVRKHAGMIMPAPVQSAMAAALDDDTHVAEQKARYAARRARLKPAVEGAGLRVDDSEAGLYLWCTRGEDAWATVGWLADRGILVAPGTFYGAAGGQHVRIALTASDERIEAAAERLA, encoded by the coding sequence GTGCTGCTTCCTGACTTTCCCTGGGACTCGCTCGCTCCGTACACGGAGCGGGCGAGTGCCGTCTCCGCCGACCTGCCGGGCGGGGGCCTGGTCGACCTCTCGGTCGGCACGCCGGTCGACCCGACCCCCACCGTGGTGCAGGACGCGCTGCGGGCCGCCGCGGACGCGCCCGGCTACCCGCAGACGTGGGGCACGCCGGCGCTGCGCGAGGCCGTGGCGCGGTGGTTCGAGCGGCGCCGGGCCGTGCCGGGGCTCGACCCGGACGGCGTGCTGCCGACCATCGGCAGCAAGGAGCTCGTCGCGTGGCTGCCGAGCCTTCTCGGCCTGGGCGCGGGCGACGTCGTCGGCTTCCCGAGCGTCGCCTACCCCACCTACGACGTCGGCGCCCGGCTGGCAGGGGCAGTGCCCACCGTCGTCGACGGCTTGGCCGCGCTGGGGCCGCTCACGCCCTCGACCACGCCGAAGCTGTTGTGGCTCAACAGCCCTGGCAACCCCACCGGCAAGGTGCTCGGGGTCGAGCACCTCGCGAAGGTGGTCGCCTGGGCCCGCCGCCACGGCGTGGTCGTCGCCAGCGACGAGTGCTATGCCGAGCTCGACTGGCGGGAGCGGGACCCCTCGAGCGAGGAGCCCCCGACGACGCCGAGCATCCTCGACCCGCGGGTGACCGACGGCAGCCACGAAGGGCTGCTCGCCGTCTACTCGCTGAGCAAGCAGTCCAACCTCGCCGGCTACCGCGCGGCCTTCGTGGCCGGCGACCCCTCGCTCGTCGGGCGGCTGCTCGAGGTGCGCAAGCACGCGGGGATGATCATGCCGGCGCCGGTGCAGAGCGCCATGGCCGCGGCCCTCGACGACGACACCCACGTGGCCGAGCAGAAGGCGCGGTACGCCGCCCGGCGCGCCCGCCTCAAGCCTGCCGTCGAGGGCGCCGGCCTGCGCGTCGACGACTCCGAGGCGGGGCTCTACCTGTGGTGCACCAGGGGTGAGGACGCCTGGGCGACGGTCGGCTGGCTGGCCGACCGCGGCATCCTCGTGGCCCCGGGGACCTTCTACGGTGCCGCGGGTGGCCAGCACGTGCGAATCGCCTTGACTGCCAGCGACGAGCGGATCGAGGCGGCGGCGGAGCGCCTGGCCTGA